In one window of Vulpes vulpes isolate BD-2025 chromosome 1, VulVul3, whole genome shotgun sequence DNA:
- the GUCA1A gene encoding guanylyl cyclase-activating protein 1 produces the protein MGNVMDGKSVEELSSTECHQWYKKFMTECPSGQLTLYEFRQFFGLKNLSPSASQYVEQMFETFDFNKDGYIDFMEYVAALSLVLKGKVEQKLRWYFKLYDVDGNGCIDRDELLTIIRAIRAINPCSDSTMSAEEFTNTVFSKIDVNGDGELSLEEFIEGVQKDQMLLDTLTRSLDLTRIVRRLQNGEQEEEGAEGAGGGGTEAAG, from the exons ATGGGCAATGTAATGGACGGCAAGTCGGTGGAGGAGCTGAGCAGCACCGAGTGCCACCAGTGGTACAAGAAGTTCATGACCGAGTGCCCCTCCGGCCAGCTCACCCTCTACGAGTTCCGCCAGTTTTTCGGCCTCAAGAACCTGAGCCCGTCTGCCAGCCAGTATGTGGAGCAGATGTTCGAGACCTTTGACTTCAACAAA GATGGCTACATCGACTTCATGGAGTACGTGGCGGCGCTCAGCCTGGTCCTCAAGGGGAAGGTGGAACAGAAGCTGCGCTGGTACTTCAAGCTCTACGACGTCGATGGCAACGGATGCATCGACCGCGATGAGCTGCTCACCATCATCCGG GCCATCCGAGCCATTAACCCCTGCAGCGACTCAACCATGAGTGCTGAAGAGTTCACCAATACCGTGTTCTCCAAGATCGATGTCAACGGGGATG GGGAACTCTCCCTGGAGGAGTTCATTGAGGGCGTCCAGAAGGACCAGATGCTCCTGGACACGCTGACACGGAGCCTGGACCTCACCCGCATCGTGAGAAGGCTCCAGAACGgggagcaagaggaggagggggcggagggggcaggTGGTGGAGGCACTGAGGCAGCTGGCTGA
- the CIMIP3 gene encoding putative uncharacterized protein CIMIP3 — protein sequence MSVKNPSKMGIRYLGDGDSKKPSGPSREPKTLSSKKEKSPRPPLSRSWKQDREQTLAAAYVPVVVDPRGQSLEKLRFGFYTSQYSNSLNPFYTLQKPTCGYLYRRDTDHTRKCFDVPPANLVLWRT from the exons ATGTCTGTGAAGAATCCTAGTAAGATGGGCATCCGATACCTGGGAGATGGT gacTCAAAGAAACCCTCAGGACCCAGCCGGGAGCCCAAGACACTGTCAAGCAAAAAGGAGAAGTCTCCACGGCCTCCCCTGTCCCGGTCGTGGAAACAGGACCGCGAGCAGACCCTGGCGGCAGCCTATGTGCCCGTGGTGGTAGACCCGAGGGGACAGAGCCTGGAGAAGCTCAGGTTCGGCTTCTACACCTCCCAGTACTCCAACTCCCTGAACCCCTTCTACACCTTGCAGAAGCCCACCTGCGGCTACCTGTACCGGAGGGACACTGACCACACCCGCAAGTGCTTTGACGTGCCTCCTGCCAACCTGGTCTTGTGGCGTACCTAG